In Torulaspora delbrueckii CBS 1146 chromosome 1, complete genome, one genomic interval encodes:
- the HUT1 gene encoding UDP-galactose transporter HUT1 (similar to Saccharomyces cerevisiae HUT1 (YPL244C); ancestral locus Anc_6.272): protein MERSAPKLLFCAGGIYASFLTWALVQEPLNTRVWPNSGSQFQAPGVIAAIQAVFAMLVGMAYIRWKGSNYKPSAFIQDYKKELALISFTQSTSTPLATFSLQYVDYLTYMLAKSCKLIPVLSVHLLLYRTPISRTKKLVALLVSAGVAIFTIGGSKGKSIQNDTPLSITGFGFLALSLFLDGMTNATQDELLRKNRERQKIEKENAITGAHLMFALNLFIISYNLVYLGLIDRSQVLQTKSLVASDPEILRYLIIYAFCGAVGQCFIFFTLEEYGSLVLVLITVTRKMISMLLSIVVFGKKVNTVQWLGILAVFGGISWEALAKRSKPQKPKSQ from the coding sequence ATGGAGAGAAGTGCACCTAAGCTGTTGTTTTGTGCGGGTGGGATCTATGCCAGCTTCCTAACGTGGGCCCTTGTCCAGGAACCATTGAATACGAGGGTATGGCCCAACAGCGGATCTCAGTTCCAGGCTCCTGGGGTTATAGCGGCGATTCAGGCAGTCTTTGCGATGTTAGTCGGAATGGCTTATATACGATGGAAAGGTTCCAATTACAAGCCAAGCGCATTTATTCAGGATTATAAGAAGGAACTGGCTTTAATCTCGTTCACACAGAGTACTTCTACACCATTGGCGACCTTTTCACTGCAGTACGTGGATTACCTCACGTACATGCTAGCGAAATCTTGCAAATTGATCCCGGTGCTCTCTGTACATTTGCTGCTTTACAGGACCCCAATATCCCGAACCAAAAAACTTGTGGCGCTCCTGGTGAGTGCTGGTGTGGCTATTTTTACAATTGGTGGATCTAAAGGCAAGAGTATACAGAATGATACACCTCTTTCGATCACTGGGTTTGGCTTTTTGGCTCTCAGTCTTTTCCTAGACGGTATGACCAACGCTACACAGGATGAATTGCTTAGGAAGAATAGAGAAAGACAAAAGATAGAGAAGGAAAATGCGATTACTGGCGCCCATCTAATGTTCGCActtaatcttttcatcatatcATACAACCTTGTATATTTGGGATTAATTGACAGATCCCAAGTGCTTCAAACAAAGTCGTTGGTAGCCTCAGACCCGGAGATACTTCGTTATCTCATCATCTATGCTTTTTGTGGGGCCGTGGGTCAATGCTTTATTTTCTTTACTTTAGAAGAGTATGGATCTTTGGTACTTGTACTAATAACTGTCACTAGAAAAATGATCTCGATGTTACTGAGTATAGTAGTGTTTGGGAAAAAGGTCAATACCGTGCAATGGCTAGGGATATTGGCCGTTTTTGGCGGTATTTCGTGGGAAGCCCTTGCCAAGAGGAGCAAACCCCAAAAACCCAAGTCTCAATAG
- the TDEL0A06860 gene encoding uncharacterized protein (similar to Saccharomyces cerevisiae YPL245W; ancestral locus Anc_6.273) → MLCKRLMTTGFKHARRAGRAAQDAAQSIAVDKLSHVKLSQEQTELRQKVLEFTRNHLKSYNGDQPAMFVIQGDAGTGKSVVLNSLFNEIQRLSSGSGSDDILHGTKNFLVVNHPEMLKLYLRISKGFKYISRSSLERPTSLINALQKKNEMADVVIVDEAHLLATSKDAFKRFYGENHLQELLSLAKVLILVYDDKQALRMGCYWEEDTKNGANLKSYFDKIPSDKRDWYNLKQQFRVAAPKDVLQWIDEISTEGVIPEYPKSCKTAGPEDFDFRVWEDCGAMYDALKELDAKYGQCRMLATYDFPYRLDGKDYFVTCGDNFKVRWDRYTPRAVLPWSERADTIDEVGSVYTIQGFDLNYAGVILGRSVSYDAANDRIKLKPELYDDHAGFTKKKNIKEVDHVKNKIIMNSINVLLTRGVKGLFVYAWDPELRERLKQTREASS, encoded by the coding sequence atgCTTTGCAAGAGACTAATGACAACCGGATTTAAGCATGCTAGGAGGGCTGGAAGAGCAGCACAGGATGCTGCTCAGTCAATTGCTGTGGATAAGTTGTCCCATGTAAAGCTTTCGCAGGAACAGACAGAATTGAGGCAGAAAGTGTTAGAGTTTACCAGAAATCACCTCAAGAGCTACAATGGCGATCAGCCGGCTATGTTTGTGATTCAAGGTGACGCAGGTACTGGTAAATCGGTCGTGCTCAATTCTCTGTTTAATGAGATCCAGCGTTTGTCTAGTGGAAGTGGAAGCGATGATATACTTCATGGAACTAAGAACTTTCTAGTGGTCAACCATCCTGAGATGTTAAAACTTTATTTGAGAATAAGTAAAGGGTTCAAATACATTTCTAGGTCGTCATTGGAACGTCCAACTTCCCTTATCAatgctttgcaaaagaagaatgagaTGGCTGACGTTGTTATTGTAGATGAAGCTCACCTGTTGGCCACATCAAAAGATGCGTTCAAGAGGTTTTATGGCGAGAATCATTTGCAAGAGTTGCTTTCGCTAGCcaaagttttgattttggtttACGATGATAAGCAAGCGCTGAGGATGGGTTGTTACTGGGAGGAGGATACCAAGAATGGagccaatttgaaatcttATTTTGACAAAATCCCTTCGGATAAGAGAGATTGGTATAACCTAAAGCAGCAATTCCGTGTTGCTGCACCCAAGGATGTTCTCCAATGGATAGATGAGATTAGCACGGAAGGTGTGATACCCGAATACCCCAAGAGCTGCAAAACGGCTGGCCCAGAGGACTTTGACTTCAGAGTATGGGAAGACTGCGGAGCCATGTACGATGCCCTCAAAGAATTAGATGCCAAATATGGTCAATGCAGAATGTTGGCGACTTATGACTTTCCTTATAGACTGGACGGAAAGGACTATTTTGTTACATGTGGGGATAATTTCAAGGTACGTTGGGATAGGTATACGCCTAGAGCCGTGTTACCTTGGAGTGAAAGAGCTGATACGATTGACGAGGTTGGTAGTGTTTACACCATTCAAGGGTTTGATCTCAACTATGCTGGTGTTATCTTGGGTAGATCTGTTAGTTACGACGCTGCAAATGACCGCATCAAGTTAAAGCCTGAGCTATATGACGATCATGCTGGGTTCactaagaagaaaaacatAAAGGAGGTTGACCAcgtcaagaacaaaattATCATGAACAGTATCAACGTTCTTCTCACTAGAGGTGTCAAGGGCCTATTCGTATACGCATGGGATCCCGAATTGAGAGAAAGGCTGAAGCAAACTCGTGAAGCTTCCTCATAA
- the RBD2 gene encoding putative rhomboid protease RBD2 (similar to Saccharomyces cerevisiae RBD2 (YPL246C); ancestral locus Anc_6.274), translated as MNWSAITSPNGQPPSALTTGLAAFLTLLFLLNKIIPIFDAMTLSPQSMFNIGRLSNYPLAHLSFFHLFFNVISLMGPLNLFESQHGTVHTGVVLNLAAVITGLLYCLFGRLAYPDASVAGASGWCFTMFGYFGLKESALHPRYHIPGSNFAFPTVLSPLVLLILISIFVPGVSFWGHFFALMVGYFIGSKEKVFRKIMPPSWIIQKIEEKAEPLIALIPSWVKFYREKDMTERDTQKYSSVFVAEDSLPLHNAPEPTRTGGRVLGTA; from the coding sequence ATGAATTGGTCTGCCATCACGTCGCCCAATGGTCAGCCACCATCGGCTTTGACAACAGGTCTCGCAGCCTTCCTTACCCTCCTATTTctattgaacaagatcatTCCGATCTTCGATGCTATGACACTGTCGCCCCAATCGATGTTCAATATCGGTAGATTATCGAACTATCCGTTGGCACATCTTTCGTTTTTTCACCTTTTCTTTAATGTCATCTCTTTGATGGGTCCCTTAAACCTTTTTGAATCCCAACATGGTACAGTGCACACTGGTGTAGTTTTGAACCTTGCTGCTGTGATTACGGGCCTGTTATATTGTTTATTTGGTCGCTTGGCTTATCCCGATGCCAGTGTTGCTGGAGCCAGTGGTTGGTGTTTTACAATGTTTGGGTATTTTGGTTTAAAAGAGTCTGCCCTTCACCCAAGATACCACATACCGGGCTCGAACTTTGCCTTTCCCACAGTACTATCACCACTAGTTCTCCTGATTTTGATCTCGATCTTTGTGCCAGGGGTCAGCTTCTGGGGTCACTTCTTTGCCCTTATGGTCGGATACTTTATTGGTTCGAAGGAAAAGGTGTTCCGTAAGATTATGCCACCTTCATGGATTATCCAGAAGATTGAGGAGAAGGCAGAGCCACTGATTGCTTTGATTCCTTCATGGGTCAAGTTTTACAGAGAAAAGGATATGACTGAGAGAGACACGCAGAAGTACAGCTCAGTATTTGTAGCTGAGGATTCATTACCTTTGCACAATGCGCCAGAACCCACCCGTACCGGTGGTAGAGTCCTAGGTACCGCCTAG
- the MRPS17 gene encoding mitochondrial 37S ribosomal protein uS17m (similar to Saccharomyces cerevisiae MRPS17 (YMR188C); ancestral locus Anc_6.275) translates to MARQNFLGLVVSQGKMQKTVKVRVETKVFNKRINKELFHRKDYLVHDEGEISREGDLVRIEATRPLSKCKFFAIAEIIKNKGQQFALYESQAKVNVTQEEGERTKEFLQRRADRVLNSDSVLLRDVRTIQEALAKGKSPEELSEIKQRYGIQEFSPETLKQLLQLDVSALQADVDQKREGIDYVQDRIKELSSDDEKGFQFLREHGVSDPESLKKNIRKNIMRKHILQEL, encoded by the coding sequence ATGGCTCGTCAAAATTTTTTGGGACTTGTTGTCTCCCAGGGAAAGATGCAAAAGACTGTGAAAGTACGTGTCGAAACCAAGGTGTTTAACAAGCGGATCAATAAGGAATTGTTCCATAGAAAGGACTATTTGGTGCATGATGAAGGTGAGATTTCACGCGAGGGAGATTTGGTGCGCATAGAGGCCACAAGGCCGCTGTCTAAATGCAAATTCTTTGCCATCGCAGAGATTATCAAAAATAAAGGTCAGCAGTTTGCGTTGTATGAGTCACAGGCCAAGGTCAACGTTACTCAAGAGGAAGGTGAAAGGACTAAGGAATTTCTGCAGAGAAGAGCAGATCGCGTGCTGAACAGTGATAGCGTATTGTTGCGCGACGTTCGTACTATCCAAGAAGCTTTAGCGAAAGGCAAATCTCCAGAAGAATTAAGTGAAATAAAACAGCGGTACGGTATCCAAGAATTCTCCCCAGAAACATTGAAGCAACTCTTGCAATTGGATGTGTCAGCGTTACAGGCCGATGTAGATCAGAAACGTGAAGGAATAGACTACGTGCAGGATAGGATAAAGGAACTCAGTTCAGACGATGAGAAAGGCTTCCAGTTTCTAAGAGAGCATGGTGTCTCCGATCCAGaatcgttgaagaaaaacatTAGAAAGAACATAATGAGAAAGCATATTTTACAAGAATTGTAA
- the TDEL0A06890 gene encoding uncharacterized protein (similar to Saccharomyces cerevisiae YPL247C; ancestral locus Anc_6.276), with product MDPARGSKRSSISFGSYQRQPPQSNYLSTPYEGSVLPPGAGSGTTSYYGSHSPMYSPLDYSNPVLWPSGYSQLHQFRNSTSMSGPPVCEYEAHYPLFAVDWSVDDYVCLGSYAEGGVNRLQVIKSPDVLSWDRVAECNVTFPVSTIQWQPARAQPRTFATCSDSLXXFWSLTEDETAIQEQINLSLCKHNKQQSEKGKELVGTNGVLGELPPITSFHWNPTDPNLLISSSIDTTCIVWDLQSANYIKTQLIAHDSEVFDVRFLTQSTQLFASCGGDGSVRVFDLRCLAHSTIIYEPTIPDGAPDLPSPTVPPALLRLEPSPFDPNVIATFAIDSSKVLILDMRSPGSPLLTLEAHTAPINQIKWHPTRRNVLLSASDDCQVLYWDLNTHLDSESTKDTTPDSQPDSTVQKPAMFYASGGQEVNNIVWRPQGDWFGAISHKRFQTVKI from the coding sequence ATGGACCCTGCACGAGGCTCAAAACGAAGTTCTATCTCGTTCGGAAGCTATCAGAGACAACCACCCCAAAGCAATTACCTGTCTACTCCCTATGAAGGATCGGTACTTCCGCCAGGCGCTGGTAGTGGTACGACGAGTTACTATGGATCCCATTCCCCAATGTATTCGCCCTTGGATTACTCCAACCCAGTGCTGTGGCCCAGTGGATATTCTCAGTTGCACCAGTTTAGGAACTCGACATCGATGAGTGGCCCGCCCGTGTGCGAATACGAAGCTCACTATCCCCTGTTTGCCGTGGATTGGAGTGTTGATGACTACGTTTGCCTAGGCTCTTATGCGGAAGGTGGTGTAAATCGTTTACAAGTGATCAAATCGCCGGATGTGCTTAGTTGGGACCGCGTGGCAGAATGTAATGTAACTTTCCCTGTTAGCACGATCCAATGGCAACCTGCTAGGGCTCAGCCAAGGACGTTTGCCACTTGCTCAGACTCCCTAGANNGGTTTTGGTCTTTGACTGAAGACGAAACTGCCATCCAGGAACAGATCAATTTGTCCCTGTGTAAGCATAACAAGCAGCAGAGTGAGAAGGGGAAGGAACTAGTGGGCACTAATGGTGTTCTGGGTGAACTTCCGCCAATTACATCATTTCATTGGAACCCTACAGACCCCAACCTACTAATTTCAAGCTCTATCGATACCACTTGCATCGTCTGGGACCTGCAAAGTGCTAACTACATCAAGACCCAGTTGATCGCCCATGACAGCGAAGTGTTCGACGTAAGATTCCTTACACAATCAACCCAATTGTTCGCCAGTTGCGGTGGAGACGGCAGTGTACGAGTCTTTGACCTACGTTGCCTTGCTCACAGCACAATTATTTACGAACCAACAATACCCGATGGTGCACCCGATCTGCCCTCACCAACCGTTCCACCAGCTCTACTTAGACTCGAGCCCTCACCATTCGACCCTAACGTCATTGCTACGTTCGCCATAGACTCATCCAAGGTCCTTATCCTCGACATGCGCAGCCCAGGCTCTCCATTACTCACACTAGAAGCCCACACGGCTCCAATTAATCAAATCAAATGGCACCCAACCCGCAGAAACGTTCTTCTCTCAGCCAGTGATGACTGTCAGGTCCTATACTGGGACCTGAACACCCACCTCGATTCAGAATCTACCAAAGATACTACTCCGGACTCACAACCAGATTCAACAGTACAAAAACCCGCCATGTTCTACGCTTCGGGCGGACAAGAGGTAAACAACATCGTCTGGAGACCCCAGGGCGACTGGTTTGGTGCCATTAGTCACAAGAGATTCCAAACAGTCAAAATATAG